Proteins encoded together in one Pseudoroseomonas cervicalis window:
- a CDS encoding response regulator — protein MAHLPDFQQLLRAAPHPYVVMDARFTLVWANDAYLRVTGRAAADILGRNVFDAFPGGPHDPGGEGTRQLRQSLETVVETRAPHTIALIRYAIPRGPDFEDRFWSATHTPLLGADGEVAFILQQTDDVTELQALRLRAGEAGPGGPGLEHSVFRRAQAVQQVNLALDAERTQLRRLVEQAPAFAAYLHGPQHVFEIANASYLALVGRDSILGKPVREALPELEGQPFFGILDEVFASGRAFNGRAMRAWLHDPQALPQRGAGLATREAFLDFVYQPILEPEGRVSGIFVLGYDVTEQKRVADELERYKDQLEEMVRVRTRALEESEAERRRTEAALRQSQKMEAIGQLTGGVAHDFNNLLQILSGNLQMLQQAERAPDDARRIETALGAVERGAKLAAQLLAFARRQPLEPRPVNLGRLVREMDDLLRRALGEAIELETVIAGGLWNTLADPDQVQNALLNLAVNARDAMEGGGRLTIEAGNAMLDDYYALQHDEVRPGQYVMLAVSDTGCGIPPELLDKVFEPFFTTKREGRGTGLGLSMVYGFVKQSHGHIKIYSEAGQGTTVRIYLPRSHEAETVVAPLAGLPVEGGRETVLVVEDDPVVQATVVELLQDLGYTVLRCSDGQSALTLLRSGVSIDLLFTDVVMPGPVRAPELARQVQTMQPHAAVLFTSGYTENAIVHGGRLDPGVNLLSKPYRREDLARKVRQALHDRRQALAAAAVPHLPTASPAMPPAGRGLRVLLVEDDPLILMDSEDLLAHLGCQVVTARDARGALLALEKERFDLLFTDIGLPGISGSVLAQQARARWPGLRIIFASGYGGLDTPDMLPGAQFLIKPYGLRELEAALRQAALPEPG, from the coding sequence TTGGCCCACCTGCCCGATTTCCAGCAATTGCTGCGTGCCGCGCCGCATCCCTACGTGGTGATGGATGCACGCTTCACGCTGGTCTGGGCGAATGACGCCTATCTGCGCGTCACTGGCCGGGCCGCGGCCGATATCCTCGGCCGCAACGTGTTCGACGCCTTCCCCGGCGGCCCGCACGATCCGGGCGGCGAGGGCACGCGGCAGCTGCGCCAGTCGCTGGAGACGGTGGTCGAGACCCGCGCCCCGCACACCATCGCGCTGATCCGCTACGCCATCCCGCGCGGCCCCGATTTCGAGGACCGCTTCTGGAGCGCGACGCACACCCCGCTGCTCGGCGCCGATGGCGAGGTCGCCTTCATCCTGCAGCAGACCGACGACGTGACCGAGCTGCAGGCGCTGCGCCTGCGCGCCGGCGAGGCCGGGCCGGGCGGCCCCGGGCTCGAGCATTCGGTGTTCCGCCGCGCCCAGGCGGTGCAGCAGGTCAATCTGGCGCTGGATGCGGAGCGCACCCAGCTGCGCCGCCTGGTCGAGCAGGCGCCGGCCTTCGCCGCCTATCTGCACGGCCCGCAGCATGTCTTCGAGATCGCCAACGCCTCCTACCTGGCGCTGGTGGGCCGCGATTCGATCCTCGGCAAGCCGGTGCGCGAGGCCTTGCCGGAGCTGGAGGGCCAGCCCTTCTTCGGCATCCTGGACGAGGTCTTCGCCTCCGGCCGCGCCTTCAACGGCCGTGCCATGCGCGCCTGGCTGCACGACCCGCAGGCGCTGCCGCAGCGCGGCGCTGGCCTGGCCACGCGCGAGGCGTTCCTCGACTTCGTCTACCAGCCGATCCTGGAGCCGGAGGGCCGCGTCTCCGGCATCTTCGTCCTCGGCTACGACGTCACCGAGCAGAAGCGCGTCGCCGACGAGCTGGAGCGCTACAAGGACCAGCTCGAGGAGATGGTGCGGGTGCGCACCCGCGCGCTGGAGGAGAGCGAGGCCGAGCGCCGCCGCACCGAGGCGGCGCTGCGCCAGAGCCAGAAGATGGAGGCGATCGGCCAGCTCACCGGCGGCGTCGCGCATGACTTCAACAACCTGCTGCAGATCCTCTCCGGCAACCTGCAGATGCTGCAGCAGGCCGAGCGCGCGCCCGACGATGCGCGGCGCATCGAGACGGCGCTGGGCGCGGTGGAGCGCGGCGCCAAGCTCGCCGCCCAGCTGCTCGCCTTCGCCCGGCGCCAGCCGCTGGAGCCGCGCCCGGTCAATCTCGGCCGGCTGGTGCGCGAGATGGACGACCTGCTGCGCCGGGCGCTCGGCGAGGCGATCGAGCTGGAGACGGTGATCGCCGGCGGGCTGTGGAACACCCTGGCCGATCCGGACCAGGTGCAGAACGCGCTGCTCAACCTGGCGGTGAACGCCCGCGACGCGATGGAGGGCGGCGGCCGCCTGACCATCGAGGCCGGCAACGCCATGCTGGACGATTACTACGCCCTGCAGCATGACGAGGTGAGGCCGGGCCAGTATGTCATGCTGGCGGTCTCCGACACCGGCTGCGGCATCCCGCCCGAGCTGCTCGACAAGGTGTTCGAGCCCTTCTTCACCACCAAGCGCGAGGGCCGCGGCACCGGGCTCGGCCTCTCCATGGTCTATGGCTTCGTCAAGCAGAGCCATGGCCACATCAAGATCTATTCCGAGGCCGGGCAGGGCACCACGGTGCGCATCTACCTGCCGCGCAGCCATGAGGCGGAGACGGTGGTGGCGCCGCTCGCCGGCCTGCCGGTCGAGGGCGGGCGCGAGACCGTGCTGGTGGTCGAGGATGATCCGGTGGTGCAGGCGACGGTGGTCGAGCTGCTGCAGGATCTCGGCTACACCGTGCTGCGCTGCTCGGACGGGCAGAGCGCGCTGACCCTGCTGCGCAGCGGCGTCTCCATCGACCTGCTGTTCACCGATGTGGTGATGCCGGGGCCCGTGCGCGCGCCGGAGCTGGCGCGCCAGGTGCAGACCATGCAGCCGCATGCCGCGGTGCTGTTCACCTCCGGCTACACCGAGAACGCCATCGTGCATGGCGGGCGGCTGGATCCCGGCGTCAACCTGCTCTCCAAGCCCTACCGGCGCGAGGATCTGGCGCGCAAGGTGCGCCAGGCGCTGCATGACCGGCGCCAGGCGCTGGCCGCCGCCGCCGTGCCGCACCTGCCCACCGCCAGCCCGGCCATGCCCCCCGCCGGCCGCGGCCTGCGCGTGCTGCTGGTCGAGGACGACCCGCTGATCCTGATGGACAGCGAGGACCTGCTGGCCCATCTCGGCTGCCAGGTGGTGACGGCGCGCGACGCGCGCGGCGCCCTGCTGGCGCTGGAGAAGGAGCGGTTCGACCTGCTCTTCACCGATATCGGCCTGCCCGGCATTTCCGGCTCGGTGCTGGCGCAGCAGGCGCGCGCCCGCTGGCCGGGGCTGCGCATCATCTTCGCCTCCGGCTATGGCGGGCTGGACACGCCGGACATGCTCCCGGGCGCGCAATTCCTCATCAAGCCCTATGGGCTGCGCGAGCTGGAGGCGGCGCTGCGCCAGGCCGCCCTGCCCGAGCCCGGCTGA
- the terL gene encoding phage terminase large subunit, producing MPMETPADLNEFVWIWNDAAGLSTPPVHRRILRWLEARRAGGDTRLLLMAFRGCGKSTLVGLYCAWLLSRWPETRILVLAADHLLATKMVGTVRRIVERHPLCRAILPEVPEAWAVDRFTVRRAGALRDPSMLAAGLAGNITGARADVIICDDVEVAGNCDTAGKRTELRERLAETEFILTPGGTLLYVGTPHCAESLYRTPEEGEPTLAGYRRLVVPLLNAAGRSAWPQRFPAEDVARLRERVGPIQFSRQMLLRPVAGAAARLNPGLLIRYRDELDYREAHGRPVLGLMGRRMVSGGGYWDPAYGRPGRGDGSVLAIAYADGEGNHYLHRLHYLTHDPDLADDPATQQCRQVAALAREFWLPVLRVETNGIGRFLPALLRREMARAGAPCAVVEQHSRTPKQQRILTALDPLLAARRLHAQEQVFRTPFPVEMAEWKPDTAGTRDDALDALAGCLAAEPVRLPGAPPPTRPPGWRGAP from the coding sequence ATGCCGATGGAGACTCCGGCTGATCTGAACGAATTCGTCTGGATCTGGAACGACGCGGCGGGGCTCTCCACCCCGCCCGTCCATCGCCGCATCCTGCGCTGGCTGGAGGCGCGCCGGGCGGGCGGCGACACCCGCCTGCTGCTGATGGCCTTCCGCGGCTGCGGCAAGTCGACGCTGGTCGGGCTGTATTGCGCCTGGCTGCTCAGCCGCTGGCCGGAGACGCGCATCCTGGTGCTGGCGGCGGACCATCTGCTGGCCACCAAGATGGTCGGCACGGTGCGCCGCATCGTCGAGCGCCATCCGCTCTGCCGCGCCATCCTGCCCGAGGTGCCGGAGGCCTGGGCGGTGGACCGCTTCACCGTGCGCCGCGCCGGCGCGCTGCGCGACCCGTCGATGCTGGCCGCGGGCCTGGCCGGCAACATCACCGGCGCGCGCGCCGATGTCATCATCTGCGACGATGTCGAGGTGGCGGGCAATTGCGACACCGCCGGCAAGCGCACCGAGCTGCGCGAGCGCCTGGCGGAGACCGAGTTCATCCTGACCCCCGGCGGCACGCTGCTCTATGTCGGCACGCCGCATTGCGCGGAGAGCCTGTACCGCACGCCGGAGGAGGGGGAGCCGACGCTCGCCGGCTATCGCCGCCTGGTGGTGCCGCTGCTCAACGCCGCCGGCCGCAGCGCCTGGCCGCAGCGCTTTCCGGCCGAGGATGTGGCGCGGCTGCGCGAGCGGGTCGGGCCGATCCAGTTCTCGCGCCAGATGCTGCTGCGCCCGGTGGCGGGGGCGGCGGCGCGGCTCAATCCCGGGCTGCTGATCCGCTACCGCGACGAGCTCGACTATCGCGAGGCGCATGGCCGCCCGGTGCTCGGCCTGATGGGGCGGCGCATGGTCTCGGGCGGCGGCTATTGGGACCCGGCCTATGGCCGGCCGGGCCGCGGCGATGGCAGCGTGCTGGCCATCGCCTATGCCGATGGCGAGGGCAACCACTACCTGCACCGGCTGCACTACCTGACGCATGACCCCGATCTGGCCGACGACCCGGCGACGCAGCAATGCCGCCAGGTGGCGGCGCTGGCGCGGGAATTCTGGCTGCCCGTTCTGCGCGTCGAGACCAATGGCATCGGCCGCTTCCTGCCGGCTTTGCTGCGGCGGGAGATGGCGCGCGCCGGCGCGCCCTGCGCGGTGGTCGAGCAGCACAGCCGCACGCCGAAGCAGCAGCGCATCCTGACGGCCTTGGATCCGCTGCTGGCGGCGCGCCGGCTGCATGCGCAGGAGCAGGTCTTCCGCACCCCCTTCCCGGTGGAGATGGCGGAGTGGAAACCCGACACCGCCGGCACCCGCGACGACGCGCTGGACGCGCTGGCCGGCTGCCTGGCGGCCGAGCCGGTGCGGCTGCCCGGCGCGCCACCGCCCACCCGCCCGCCGGGCTGGCGCGGTGCCCCCTGA
- a CDS encoding phage tail fiber protein, with protein sequence MAEHIRIGDIAPRVHYAADGAQTVFIYPFPIFEISDLELRVDGVVQTDGFQVTGAGASEGGTVVFATAPAAGRQVLLRRVLPVERLSDFQPNGLLRANTLNDELDRQTAIAQQLRQEVEGAVRADPGDLPASLVLPAKGGRANRVLGFDSLGNVTAFPRDGTLQSPFAGAIPRSVEDKLAERLTARDFGAVGDGVTDDGIALQAAMNAAAASGKLLEIGEGSHRTTLPLTLPGASAGLIMRGSIVYAGPGGEAALTLGDGAAVRNQARRYQGLRVLRASISDWLDERDIGIRLRNLDSCKVEVIQVEGFTIGIQTLGVERGVEDSDITLGRIVNNRIGLDVRTQTAGAWNTSVRYYGGHFAQAAALHQDKDRFGIRFSAEPGAYVAHNRHVFFGPAFELQSRDRPCTGIPFLIEVNSRAVMVYGMRMEGCDPFAARHTAGAQDHLYEVAWASQGYDIGIDYAATATRVGSVVRALHQAAGHREATRLVGEVPNLRAAAVRWSDTETGFDRLAALSTNVSGGPTSLSQFTFQALDSYSLTNDGVVLTGGRGLGFVVDTRHCKEFALVADADEPRLIVQCFDAAKTLLTEPANGALVRASGMSMVWSDTPKWWQGNADNTDSGLTRLQTIRVADSVAYAIIGVARLTRDYEVRALRLYCDPSQGPRLLYGQPDLPFGRRELVAETAWDPPSIAAGGSAQIGVTLTGVRPGDFVQAAFSRPTTGIVFLANVGASNTVTVTAWNRHTDPIDLLAGTVRVRALKA encoded by the coding sequence ATGGCCGAGCATATCCGCATCGGCGACATCGCGCCGCGTGTCCACTACGCGGCGGATGGCGCGCAGACCGTCTTCATCTATCCCTTCCCGATCTTCGAGATCTCCGATCTCGAGCTGCGCGTCGACGGGGTGGTGCAGACGGATGGCTTCCAGGTCACCGGCGCCGGCGCTTCGGAGGGCGGCACGGTGGTGTTCGCGACGGCCCCGGCCGCGGGCCGCCAGGTGCTGCTGCGGCGCGTGCTGCCGGTCGAGCGGCTGAGCGATTTCCAGCCCAACGGCCTGCTGCGCGCCAACACGCTGAATGATGAGCTGGACCGGCAGACCGCCATCGCGCAGCAGCTGCGCCAGGAGGTGGAGGGCGCGGTGCGCGCCGATCCGGGCGACCTGCCGGCCAGCCTGGTGCTGCCGGCCAAGGGCGGCCGCGCCAACCGCGTGCTCGGCTTCGACAGCCTGGGCAATGTCACCGCCTTCCCGCGCGACGGCACGCTGCAATCGCCCTTCGCCGGCGCCATCCCGCGCAGCGTCGAGGACAAGCTGGCCGAGCGGCTGACGGCGCGCGATTTCGGCGCGGTGGGCGATGGCGTCACCGATGACGGCATCGCGCTGCAGGCGGCGATGAACGCCGCCGCCGCCAGCGGCAAGCTGCTGGAGATCGGCGAGGGCAGCCACCGCACCACCCTGCCGCTGACCCTGCCCGGCGCCTCGGCCGGGCTGATCATGCGCGGCAGCATCGTCTATGCCGGGCCGGGCGGCGAGGCGGCGCTGACGCTGGGCGACGGCGCCGCGGTGCGCAACCAGGCCAGGAGGTACCAGGGGCTGCGTGTGCTGCGCGCCAGCATCTCCGACTGGCTGGATGAGCGCGACATCGGCATCCGGCTGCGCAATCTCGATTCCTGCAAGGTGGAGGTCATCCAGGTCGAGGGCTTCACCATCGGCATCCAGACGCTGGGCGTCGAGCGCGGGGTGGAGGACAGCGACATCACGCTGGGCCGCATCGTCAACAACCGCATCGGCCTCGATGTGCGGACCCAGACGGCGGGGGCGTGGAACACCTCGGTGCGCTACTATGGCGGGCATTTCGCGCAGGCCGCGGCGCTGCACCAGGACAAGGACCGCTTCGGCATCCGCTTCTCGGCCGAGCCCGGCGCCTATGTCGCGCACAACCGCCATGTCTTCTTCGGCCCCGCCTTCGAGCTGCAGTCGCGCGACCGCCCCTGCACCGGCATTCCCTTCCTGATCGAGGTGAACAGCCGCGCGGTGATGGTCTATGGCATGCGCATGGAGGGCTGCGATCCCTTCGCCGCGCGCCACACCGCCGGCGCGCAGGATCATCTCTACGAGGTCGCCTGGGCCAGCCAGGGCTATGATATCGGCATCGACTACGCGGCGACGGCGACGCGCGTCGGTTCCGTGGTGCGCGCCCTGCACCAGGCGGCCGGCCACCGGGAGGCGACGCGGCTGGTGGGCGAGGTGCCCAATCTGCGCGCCGCCGCCGTCCGCTGGAGCGACACCGAGACCGGCTTCGACCGGCTGGCGGCGCTGTCCACCAATGTCTCCGGCGGGCCCACCAGCCTGTCGCAATTCACCTTCCAGGCCCTGGACAGCTACAGCCTGACCAATGACGGGGTCGTGCTGACCGGCGGGCGCGGCCTCGGCTTCGTCGTCGACACGCGGCATTGCAAGGAATTCGCCCTGGTCGCCGATGCCGATGAGCCGCGCCTGATCGTGCAGTGCTTCGACGCGGCGAAGACGCTGCTGACCGAACCGGCGAATGGCGCGCTGGTGCGCGCCTCGGGCATGTCGATGGTCTGGTCGGACACGCCGAAATGGTGGCAGGGCAATGCCGACAACACCGACAGCGGCCTGACCCGGCTGCAGACCATCCGTGTCGCCGACAGCGTCGCCTACGCCATCATCGGCGTGGCGCGGCTGACGCGCGACTATGAGGTGCGGGCGCTGCGGCTCTATTGCGACCCGTCGCAGGGCCCGCGCCTGCTCTATGGCCAGCCCGATTTGCCCTTCGGCCGGCGCGAGCTGGTGGCCGAGACGGCCTGGGACCCGCCGAGCATCGCCGCCGGCGGTTCGGCGCAGATCGGCGTGACGCTGACCGGCGTGCGGCCGGGCGATTTCGTGCAGGCGGCGTTCAGCCGGCCGACCACGGGCATCGTCTTCCTGGCCAATGTCGGCGCCAGCAACACCGTCACCGTCACCGCCTGGAACCGGCACACCGACCCGATCGACCTGCTGGCCGGCACGGTGCGCGTGCGGGCGCTGAAGGCATGA
- a CDS encoding phage capsid protein, which produces MSASIDQVFVKQFESEVHEAYQRQGSKLRPTVRSKSGVRGASTNFPIVGHGTAAAKARNGAVPVMNLAHSNVECFLQDYYAGEWIDRLDELKVNIDERQVVASAGAYALGRKTDELVIAALDTATEEATGTAAGTTDTDGLTKAKVLLAFEMLGAADVPDDGNRFAIVGWKQWSDLLQIEEFANTQYIGDDELPWKGTQVKRWLGATWMPHSGLTKSGATRFCYFYHKTAIGHAVAQEVTTDITWHGDRAAFFVNNMMSQGAVLIDPAGVVRMRCAE; this is translated from the coding sequence ATGTCCGCTTCCATCGACCAGGTCTTCGTCAAGCAGTTCGAATCCGAGGTGCATGAGGCCTATCAGCGCCAGGGCTCCAAGCTGCGCCCGACCGTGCGCAGCAAGAGCGGCGTGCGCGGCGCCTCCACCAACTTCCCGATCGTGGGCCACGGCACCGCGGCGGCGAAGGCGCGCAACGGCGCCGTGCCGGTGATGAACCTCGCCCATTCCAACGTCGAATGCTTCCTGCAGGACTACTACGCCGGCGAGTGGATCGACCGCCTGGACGAGCTGAAGGTCAATATCGACGAGCGCCAGGTGGTGGCCAGCGCCGGCGCCTATGCGCTCGGCCGCAAGACCGACGAGCTGGTGATCGCTGCGCTCGACACCGCCACCGAGGAGGCCACCGGCACCGCCGCCGGCACCACCGACACCGACGGGCTGACCAAGGCGAAGGTGCTGCTGGCCTTCGAGATGCTGGGCGCCGCCGACGTGCCGGATGACGGCAACCGCTTCGCCATCGTCGGCTGGAAGCAGTGGAGCGACCTGCTGCAGATCGAGGAATTCGCCAACACCCAGTACATCGGCGATGACGAGCTGCCCTGGAAGGGCACCCAGGTGAAGCGCTGGCTGGGCGCGACCTGGATGCCGCATTCCGGCCTGACCAAGAGCGGCGCCACCCGCTTCTGCTACTTCTACCACAAGACCGCCATCGGCCACGCCGTTGCCCAGGAAGTCACCACCGACATCACCTGGCATGGCGACCGCGCCGCCTTCTTCGTCAACAACATGATGAGCCAGGGCGCCGTCCTGATCGACCCCGCCGGCGTCGTCCGCATGCGCTGCGCCGAATGA
- a CDS encoding cupin domain-containing protein — MSDAFQKPGPEPLRCRPPATATLQLDTPELRATRWDFPPGSETGWHRHGWAYVVVPLTDGSMTLELPGGETAAATLKAGQSYHRQAGVEHNVVNSSDTAFSFVEVELKGMPG; from the coding sequence ATGTCCGACGCGTTCCAGAAGCCGGGCCCCGAGCCGCTGCGCTGCCGCCCGCCGGCCACCGCCACGCTGCAGCTCGACACGCCGGAGCTGCGCGCCACGCGCTGGGATTTCCCGCCCGGCTCGGAGACCGGCTGGCATCGGCATGGCTGGGCCTATGTGGTGGTGCCGCTGACCGATGGCAGCATGACGCTGGAACTGCCGGGCGGCGAGACCGCCGCGGCCACGCTGAAGGCTGGCCAGTCCTATCACCGCCAGGCGGGGGTGGAGCACAACGTGGTGAACAGCTCCGACACCGCCTTCAGCTTTGTCGAGGTCGAGCTGAAGGGCATGCCCGGCTGA
- a CDS encoding cell wall hydrolase, giving the protein MTAPFARTVLSPQEVLAMTLWAEAGTRPVRGIEALAATIMNRVRLAESGAMTQWGRGLSAICRAPFQFSCWNRHHLRHALMLSIPPGDPAMAICRRIAARAASGALPDPTGGATHAHGVEELPAWAGGLVPVAEIGTLLFYRAGPAAR; this is encoded by the coding sequence ATGACCGCTCCCTTTGCCCGCACCGTCCTGTCGCCGCAGGAGGTGCTGGCCATGACCCTCTGGGCCGAGGCCGGCACCCGCCCGGTGCGTGGCATCGAGGCACTGGCCGCCACCATCATGAACCGCGTCCGCCTGGCCGAGAGCGGGGCGATGACGCAATGGGGCAGGGGCCTCTCGGCGATCTGCCGCGCGCCCTTCCAGTTCTCCTGCTGGAATCGCCACCATCTGCGCCACGCGCTGATGCTCTCCATCCCGCCGGGCGACCCGGCCATGGCGATCTGCCGCCGCATCGCCGCGCGCGCCGCCTCCGGCGCCCTGCCGGACCCGACCGGCGGCGCCACCCATGCGCATGGGGTGGAGGAACTGCCCGCCTGGGCCGGCGGTCTGGTGCCGGTGGCGGAGATCGGCACGCTGCTCTTCTACCGCGCCGGCCCCGCCGCGCGCTGA
- a CDS encoding DUF952 domain-containing protein, which yields MEPIIYTMVRDADWQEARAAGAYRGSAEDARDGYLHFSTAAQLRESARKHRAGQPDLWLVAARAADLGVTLRWEGSAGGSRPGLFPHLYGPLPLTAVAWAMPLPLRPDGTHLFPPEIP from the coding sequence ATGGAGCCCATCATCTACACCATGGTCCGCGACGCCGATTGGCAGGAGGCCCGCGCCGCCGGCGCCTATCGCGGCAGCGCCGAGGATGCGCGGGACGGCTATCTGCATTTCTCGACCGCGGCCCAGCTGCGCGAGAGCGCGCGCAAGCACCGCGCCGGCCAGCCCGATCTCTGGCTGGTGGCGGCGCGGGCTGCGGATCTCGGTGTGACCCTGCGCTGGGAGGGCTCGGCTGGCGGCTCCCGCCCCGGCCTGTTCCCGCATCTCTACGGGCCGCTGCCGCTCACCGCCGTGGCCTGGGCGATGCCGCTGCCGCTGCGGCCGGACGGCACGCATCTCTTCCCGCCCGAGATTCCCTGA
- a CDS encoding MmcB family DNA repair protein, producing the protein MSLLTPLPLTPPERTLRVCRAASRLCGRLGWAPVLEVPLPTGRRLDILALQPDGDFTAIEVKSCARDFQTDAKWHEYRDWCDRLYFAVDLDFPQALLPEDAGLIVCDDGEAAILRPPAEHRLAAARRKSLLLRYARLAAGRLQGMLDPAGAAELRASLKVE; encoded by the coding sequence ATGTCCCTTCTCACCCCCCTCCCCCTCACCCCGCCCGAGCGCACGCTGCGGGTCTGCCGGGCCGCTTCGCGGCTGTGCGGCCGGCTCGGCTGGGCGCCGGTGCTGGAGGTGCCGCTGCCGACCGGACGCCGGCTCGACATCCTGGCGCTGCAGCCGGATGGCGATTTCACCGCGATCGAGGTGAAGAGCTGCGCCCGCGACTTCCAGACCGACGCCAAATGGCACGAATACCGCGACTGGTGCGACCGGCTGTATTTCGCCGTCGATCTCGACTTCCCGCAGGCGCTGCTGCCGGAGGATGCCGGGCTGATCGTCTGCGATGATGGCGAGGCCGCCATCCTGCGCCCGCCCGCCGAGCACCGGCTGGCGGCGGCGCGCCGCAAATCCCTGCTGCTGCGCTATGCAAGGCTGGCGGCCGGGCGGCTGCAGGGGATGCTGGACCCGGCGGGGGCGGCCGAGCTGCGCGCCTCGCTCAAGGTCGAGTAG
- a CDS encoding capsid assembly protein: protein MAENLLDPAPDNAARPEDIPEKFWDAEKQALRVDALLKSYRELEKRLSQRFAPPAEDAPEEERARFRRALGVPDSPEDYAIEPKHAMCGPDPEVNQRLHEAGFTCAQVQLVYDLAAERLLPLIAEAAADYEAQKQRARLEQEFGGAEGFQRIAPQIAAWGRANLAKPVYEALSTTAEGVLALHRMMGKAEPNLASRAEAPEAIDEQALRRMMRDPRYWRAREPEYVKRVTDGFRRLFGQNEG from the coding sequence ATGGCTGAGAATCTGCTGGACCCCGCGCCGGACAATGCGGCCCGCCCCGAGGACATCCCCGAGAAGTTCTGGGATGCGGAGAAGCAGGCGCTCCGTGTGGATGCCCTGCTGAAATCCTATCGCGAGCTGGAGAAGCGCCTCTCCCAGCGCTTCGCGCCTCCTGCCGAGGATGCGCCGGAGGAGGAGCGCGCGCGCTTCCGCCGCGCCCTCGGCGTGCCGGACAGCCCCGAGGATTACGCGATCGAGCCGAAGCACGCGATGTGCGGCCCGGATCCGGAGGTGAACCAGCGGCTGCACGAGGCCGGCTTCACCTGCGCCCAGGTGCAACTGGTCTACGACCTGGCGGCGGAGCGGCTGCTGCCGCTGATCGCCGAGGCGGCGGCCGATTACGAGGCGCAGAAGCAGCGCGCCCGGCTGGAGCAGGAATTCGGCGGCGCCGAGGGCTTCCAGCGCATCGCGCCGCAGATCGCCGCCTGGGGCCGCGCCAACCTGGCCAAGCCCGTCTATGAGGCGCTGTCGACCACCGCCGAGGGCGTGCTGGCGCTGCACCGCATGATGGGCAAGGCCGAGCCGAACCTCGCCAGCCGCGCCGAGGCGCCGGAGGCGATCGACGAGCAGGCGCTGCGCCGGATGATGCGCGACCCGCGCTACTGGCGCGCGCGCGAGCCGGAATACGTCAAGCGCGTCACCGACGGCTTCCGCCGCCTGTTCGGCCAGAACGAGGGCTGA
- a CDS encoding YcgN family cysteine cluster protein, producing MAELPFWKTKTLAAMSRAEWESLCDGCGRCCLHKLRDEDTEELAHTEVACRLLDIHSCRCRDYPNRRDHVPDCVKLTPKRLARIDWLPPSCAYRLVAEGKDLPEWHPLRSGDPESVHRAGASVRGRAIPERAARDLEDHIADWPGEWPAAPPGEER from the coding sequence ATGGCCGAACTGCCCTTCTGGAAGACCAAGACCCTGGCGGCGATGAGCCGCGCCGAATGGGAAAGCCTCTGCGATGGCTGCGGCCGCTGCTGCCTGCACAAGCTGCGCGACGAGGACACCGAGGAACTGGCCCATACCGAGGTCGCCTGCCGGCTGCTCGACATCCATAGCTGCCGCTGCCGCGACTACCCGAACCGCCGCGACCATGTGCCCGATTGCGTCAAGCTGACGCCGAAGCGCCTGGCCCGCATCGACTGGCTGCCGCCCTCCTGCGCCTATCGCCTGGTGGCCGAGGGCAAGGACCTGCCCGAATGGCATCCGCTGCGCTCCGGCGATCCGGAGAGCGTGCACCGCGCCGGCGCCTCGGTGCGCGGCCGCGCCATCCCCGAGCGCGCGGCGCGCGACCTTGAGGACCACATCGCCGACTGGCCGGGCGAATGGCCGGCGGCGCCACCGGGAGAGGAGAGATGA